The candidate division WOR-3 bacterium sequence TTTATGAGCGAAAAGATCCGGGAAAACATCCGGGAACTTAATAACTTAGTGGCTGAGTTAAAACGCCGGGATGCTCAAAAGACCCAACTTCTTGCCAATATCTCCCATGAACTGAGAACCCCGCTCACTGCATCCTTAGGGTATGTGGATTATCTCGCGAAAGGGAAAATGGGGGACTTGAACGAAGACCAGAAACACAGCTTGGAAGTGATCCGCAGAAACCTGGAACGCCTAAATAAAGAAATTCATTCATTGCTTCTCATCTCTAAATACACCCTTGAAGGAGTGCAGTTAAATCCAGAAAAATTTGATATAGGCGAATTAATCACAATCGTGATCCATGATTTTACTCCAGAAATGAGGCGAAAGGAACTCTCTTTTGCAGAGACTTTGGAAGTCCGTGAGATATATGCGGATAAAAACGGAATCCGCACTGTACTTGAGAATCTGATAAATAACGGCATTAAATTTGCCTATCCCAAAAGTATGATTAAAATCCAGACCAGAAGAGTGGAGGAGGGAGATAACGAAATGTTCCAATTTGAGATTTCCAATCAAGGACCAACCATCCCTCAAGACCAGTTGGAGAAGATCTTTGAACCATTTCATCAAGTTGATACCGATGCTTCAAGAAAATACGGAGGGATTGGATTGGGTCTTTCCATTGCCAGAAATATCATAGAAGCCCATGAGGGTAAAATATGGGCTGAAAGTAAAGATGGAGTGAACAAATTCTTTTTTTCTCTGCCCCAGAGGAGGGTGCAATGAATAAATACATTCTGATCGTAGATGATGAAGATGATATCCTTGATTTTGTTGAAAGAGTATTAAAGGATGCCGGATATGTGGTATTTAAAGCAAAGGATGCCAAACAGGGATTAGCATTACTGCATTCCGAAAAAATTGACCTTTTGTTGTTGGATATCATGTTGCCCGAGATTGATGGTTGGCAAATGATGCAGATGATGAAATCCGATGAAAGACTGAAAAAAATCCCCGTGGCAATGTTGACCGCCAGGGTTGATGCTTATGATAAAATCATCGGTTTAAAAGAGGGAGCGGTGGACTATATCTGTAAACCATTTACCGCGGATGAGTTATTGAAAAGGGTAAACGAAATTTTTTATTACCTTGAGAAGAATAATCTATGAATGACGATTTTGAAAAGTTGCAATCCGAATTATACCGATATCGTCTTAATCTCTATGATCGGGCAAGCGGTTTGCCGACGATTTATGCGGTTTTTGATGATTTAAGAAGAATTATTGAACAAGATAAGATAATCGGAATTCTTTACATCGCCATCGGTGATCAACAACGGATAGAGCCAGTCTTTGGCTGGGAGACTTACGATGAGTTAATCAAACATTTCACCATTTGCGTGCTGAGTGAAATTGGTAAGCTCATCCCCCGTTCAGCAATTGTTACCGTCTCTTCCTTGATGGGCGATGGCTTCTTTATTTTCATGAATAAGGGGGGAAGTGGAGAGACGGTGAATAAAGAATACTTACGAGAAATATGCGAACAAATGCGGATAAAGGTCGAAAAAATAAAAGAAGAATTTAAACATCCCGAAGTCCGTGAAAGGATTGATTTCCATATTAATTACCAGGTACTAAGGCTCGATCCAATGGTGCGAACCGAAAGGTTGCTCTACCAAACAATCGAGGAAGTAAAATATGCTGCGCATTTTTATGATAAATTGAAAGAGCGGGAGCTTTATCGGGAACTGGCAAGGATTCTGGACACCAATC is a genomic window containing:
- a CDS encoding HAMP domain-containing sensor histidine kinase, which translates into the protein MKLSFQTKLIISLAIIITIIFGLMGLFMANARSKELRSEIVNNAQNFVLLSTDKIGDAFLRYYKNAFFKFRSIIISNRNLNRDLKNIQIVDLKGRIYYDMNQYEKGLVFLPALKYTDDDFVLANLKKMEMKIQTNDWVCIIAPYIDEYGVHNYSIVYYFTLERLKKELKDVVVGSAVMTAVTILLGIILAYALAQRITGHLKVLSEGAKRIAQGDFSPITEIRTGDEFEDLAWAFNFMSEKIRENIRELNNLVAELKRRDAQKTQLLANISHELRTPLTASLGYVDYLAKGKMGDLNEDQKHSLEVIRRNLERLNKEIHSLLLISKYTLEGVQLNPEKFDIGELITIVIHDFTPEMRRKELSFAETLEVREIYADKNGIRTVLENLINNGIKFAYPKSMIKIQTRRVEEGDNEMFQFEISNQGPTIPQDQLEKIFEPFHQVDTDASRKYGGIGLGLSIARNIIEAHEGKIWAESKDGVNKFFFSLPQRRVQ
- a CDS encoding response regulator; this encodes MNKYILIVDDEDDILDFVERVLKDAGYVVFKAKDAKQGLALLHSEKIDLLLLDIMLPEIDGWQMMQMMKSDERLKKIPVAMLTARVDAYDKIIGLKEGAVDYICKPFTADELLKRVNEIFYYLEKNNL